The Manis javanica isolate MJ-LG chromosome 14, MJ_LKY, whole genome shotgun sequence genomic interval GCTTTTACAATATAAAGGGAGCAAATAGCTCTCTGGAGAGGAGTAAAAAAGATTTAGTGTGGGCAGAAGTAATGAAATGATCGTGTTACATGAATATGGATATTCCCTCACACTCAGATTGGAAGTAATTGGCACCTGAGGAAAGGTATACCCTTCTACAAGTCAGAAAACGGGTATCAGCCTTGGAGCACACCAAGCGGCAGAAGAGATGAGATGGTGATCATGCGAAACGTATAAAAAGCACAAAGTCAATTACTCACAAACTTCTGGGACCTGCAGTATAACTTCCTCCCCTAGGGAGGTTAATCACCATCCTAGGTCAAGAAGGCTGATCAGGAGAGAAGTTTTAACCCCCTGAAAAGTGATAAGCAACAGGGCAAAGAGAAAGGTTCTCTGGATAGAGAAACACTGGGAAGCAAATTAACGTCATGTCCAACGACTACAGGACCTGGGCAGGAACATTCCTGTAATCACAAGGACAAACGTccaagggaggagggcagggagggcccaAGCCAGGTAACATTCCTGAGGGGAAGGATTACCAGGTGACACCGGGCTGAGGGCCCGAGGTGGGGACTGGGCGGGAGGAAAGTTAGCAGGTGAGAGGGATCAATATTGGGGAGGGAAGTGACCTTTCGGAGAAGCAAGGAAGAGGCTACCGAAAAAGGAGGGAGGAGTAAGGAGAGAAGACGGACCCAGAACAGCACAGAGGACCGAGATAGAGAAGGCGTGTTCGGGGAACAGAGCAAGAAGAAAGGAAGTGGGGCTGAGAGGGAAGAGATGGGGCTGAGACCCGCCCGGGCGGAGGGCGGAGGGCGCAGCGGGCGGCCCGGGGTGCGAAGGCAGCCCCCAGGCTGCCGCGGCCAAGAACCGGGTGGGACTCCGGAGTTCCCCGAGGTCCGGCCGCGGTAGGATGTCGGGCTGTGCAGCCCAGAAGCCAGCAAAACGAGAAAGGGAGGCGCGGGGGCGGCTCCCTAGAGACGGGCGTGCACCCCGGGGGCCGGCGGCGGGGTCTCCGGGGTCCAGAGGACGGTTACGGGGTCAGACCGGGGAAACGTGTTGGGAGGGACACTCACAAATTTCTTGGATTTGCCGCCGTCGCCGCTCGCCGCAGGCAGCTCGTCCGGGCTCCGGCCCTTCTTCTTGTCCCGGGTCCCGCGGCcgggccccaggcccccgccgaGCGGCTCCATGTCCAGGTTCACGCTGGCCGGAGCCTCGCGCCTACACCGTAACCGGCCGGGAGCTCCGAACCGGCCGCTACCGCCGCCGCCCAACAGCTCTTCAGCCCGCTGCCGCGCCCCGCCTCATTAGCATGCCGGGCTGCGCGCGCCTCATGAATATACAACCGCGACGTCTCGCTGCCGCCCTCCTGCCCCACTTCCGCCCGGACCTGCAGCCCCTACcaatgggggaagggaggggggtgGAGGGAATCCGCGGAAGCAAGCTACCTGCCCCGCGGGCCTAACCATTCGAACCCACGTCGGGGGGTGGCGCAACGAGGAACAGCGCCCCCTGGCGGCTGGAGCGGCAGAGGCCTCCCCGCTCCCGCACAGCGCCCACGTGGCTGCCAAAGCCTGGACCCTCTCACACTCCAAAATCGCGTAACAGTTATCTTGTCAGTGCCAGTCTTTCCAGGATAATATAGTTTTTATGTGTGCAATACCCATagagcacatgaaaaaataagtgaTAAATGTGTGCCAAGAGCAGAGCTTGGTCCAGGGCAAGTACAAGACCGGAACTCAACTAGCTCTGGAGTTAAGATTGCCTAGTTTTGAACCCCAGGTCTGCTACTTTCCAGTGGTGTTTCTGATATGAAAAATTAGTTATTGCCAAAGTGTGCCTGAACAGTAATAACAGCTACCGTTTACAATGCACTTGCTCTATGCCGGGCATTATGCACAAGATTTGACTTTTTTCTCTAAATCCTCACAATGGCACGTGATAGATTCCACCACTAGTCTCAGCACCTTACAGATAGGAAACTTGGACCTTGAGAattgaagtgacttgcccaagaaaacataaatgagtgatttaaaaaatttaaacgcAGGTTAGTTGGCCATGCCCTGTTTAACCAGGATTACCTACTGACATAAACCAAACCTGAATGAAAAGAACCAGTGTCTTCCGAGTTATTTGCTCTACAAGCCTTCATGTCTCCCTTCATAATTTCATCCATTCCCTCAGCTACATCTGTTCCCAGTGTAGGCACTCCGTAGGCAAAGTATGGACTGAATTATCTTGCCCACTGCAGGCAAAAGATCTCAAATGCATGTTCCTGGAGGGACCCCAGTGCTCAGTCTATTGCCTGCCTGGGTATTAGACGGTCTCTGCCAAGCTGGTTGGCTCCAAAATCTGGCCTTTGTCTCATGTTCTACTTTCTAAATGCCTGATGGAAAGCAGCATAGAGATGTCCAGCCCACACTTCAGACTCAGTTTGTCCAAAATAGTTCAAAAGCTACTTATTTTCCAAGCTAGAGTGCTGAGAAACAGGATCAAAGCATGGAAGGAGGTCACCCATCTATTAGTTCTTTCTTATACCACTGTCTACATCTGCTATAGCATTTATCTCACTCCTTACTACATTGCAAATTCCTCCAGGGAAGGGTCCATGTTTATGGCTACTATAGGATCATTCTTCACTTAGACAGTGAAGATAATGAGCAACTATttatcaggcactgtgctaaacactTGACAAGTTTTATCTTCACCAACTAGCATCACCATTCTAAACACCCAGGTTCAAAAACCTGAAGTCATAGGTTTGTCTAGCTCTTAACCAGATGCTCTATTGACTCCttatatatgagtgaaataatctgCTTGGAATACATACACAGGGCCTAATATAAGACAAGTGTGCTGAATGTATGGCactatgatttttattatatatatcagCACCCCCATTTCCTCTCCCTTCACACACAGGCAGCTAGCAGGAATTAAGAATATTCCTAGaaagacaaaaagtacaaaaaataccAACTGGTTTATTGAATAAAAAGTGGTAAAATGGACATAAAGACAAAAGTTAGAACAGGACATTTTCAAATCTTCCTCAGACTCAAAACCAACACTTCCCATCACCTGGGGATAAAGTGTTATGGAACCAGAGCCCCCTAAAACACCTCACTCTTCACCCGCACTGGACAAGGCCTATAGTAGGAAAACCCAGGGGAGGAGGAAGTCAGAGGCAACCTCGATCCTATCTACCCCTTCATCCCTAAAAGTCTCTGAGTtggagggaagcagggaagaaCAAGGGGGCCAGAGGCACTGGGATCCTCCTCTAGGGCCCACTGCCCAACATCCTAGAGACAACCATCCTTGTCTCTGTCCAGTCCCTAATAGGTACCATTGTTAGGCcttggagaggagaggaaaggggatagTTGGTTTGAAAACCAGAAGTCTCCAAACCCTTCCCCAGCACTGGCAAAAGCCCTAAAAGCGACTAGTCCATGGCTGGGGGAGTCACACCTTTTCCTTCCCACCCAACAAAGAGGTAAAAAGGAATTCCTTGGGACACAACAAGCCCGGTTGCTCTTAAATCTCCACGTCGCTTTCCTTGTCGTTGTCATGGTCTCCATCATAGAACTCATTGGGGGCCTCTGGCCTGCAAGGCAAGGGGGAAAGGTCAGGGTCACACTCTCCAAGCTCCAGTCTTCTCCCACATAAGCAGCCTCCTCAGAGCCACTTCCCAGGCTCCTTTGTCAGGGAACCACTCCTCTCCTACTGCTGGCAGAGACTGCACTCATCTATTCATAtagtcaataaacatttattgagagactactctgtgccagacactgtaaTAAGCCTTAGCAATACCATAGAGAATAAGACAAAATTTCTGCCTATCCTCAAAAAACTTACCTAATAAATGAGACTGgcaataacaaaacaaataaataaatataaattcagaTGGTGGAAAGTgctatgaataaaatgaaataaagggatGTGACTGAGTGATGGGAGGAACAGGATAAAATTTCAAGATATTAGAGAGGCTGTTCTAAGGGAAGAAGTCTGAGAAGGAGCTGGCCAGGAAGAAATCCCAGGAAGACCATCTCAAGCTATAAGAAAATCAAGTACAGAGGTTACAATGTGGAAAGGGACTGATACAGTTTAGTCAAGAGCAAGAAGGTTAGGAGGGCTTCGATTAGTACACATGGGGGAGAGTAGTTGGAGATGAGACCAGGGCTTTAGGAAAGGGCAGCATGCAGGGCCTTTTGAATCCATGGTCAGAAATCTGGGTTTTCTGCTACATGCAATGGAAAGGAGAGTTTTAAGCAGAGGAGAGACATGACATTATAAACCTGTAGTGAGTGACAGAAGTCAAAAGCAACACAAGACCCCAAGAGTACTCAATACTGGTtcctttctttttggaaaactattaTCTGGGAGAATATAAATAACTGATAACTTAATTAGCTTTCCCACAGCTGATAAGTGATAAAGGAGGAGGAAAGTCATCAAAGAGAAGCTGGGAACTAAAGTACTATCTGCCTGGTAAGCAATGTCTCAATTACCTCTAAGTGCTCAAGGGTTAAAGGGGTGGAGTCAGAGACGGACTTGAATCTTAGACCTGATACTGAACTAGTTGTGGGACCCTCAGAAAGTCATTTAACTTTCTAAACCTTAGATCCCTCCTCTTGTAATTTAAGGAAAACAGCCACCTCTTGGGTTGTCTGATGACAAGAGAATGATGACATGATGCTCTGTATGTTTTAATATAAAGCACTTAGTATTAAGCCTGGTGCTTCGCAAACCCACAAAAAACGGTCATTCTTATTATTACTACTCTACAAATGATACGTAAGCTGGAGCTACAGGCATCAAAGAACAGGAAGTCCATGTGCTCTGAGAGTGAGGCAGGGATTAGGACAAGAAGAGGCCTGGGGCTTCTGCTAGCTGTTGAGAAGGGAGGTACGATGCAGAGACTGGGCCCGGACACCAAGCCAGAACTACAGAGGGAAAAGCCAGACCTGACATGGCCAAGTTGAGGAGGAGAAGACGGGTCAAAAGGGTATCCTTGAGGCCAGATGTTCAGGTACTTCCTCCACCAGGAGTTCAAATAAGGGGGTATTCATGGAGGAAGAGGGTTGGAGTGGCCCCAAGAGTTCAAGCAGTGAAGCCCAGGTCCAGAAAAAGCTGGAAGCCCAAACTCTAAGACTGAGAAGCAGATTCTGAAGGAACTGAGATGCCTGTCGGCGTGAGCAGCAGGGCCTGCTCGAACCTCACTGCCTGGGAGCAGGGGCAGGAGTTCTGTGGGGGTCCGGCTGCGGTTACCCCTCAGTCACACGAGGAGAACTGCTCTCCATTAAGTTCACCTGTTTCTGCACATCTGGGTTCTGTTgtcttttcccttcatttttcgGAAAAGCCTGTTTTGGGATTTTGAAAAATTCTATCctggtctttttttccccctaattcaCTATATCTGTAAATTTTAATACCTCAGAAAGATAAAGACTTAAGAAAAACACACAGTACAATTATTACACCTGGAAAAATTAACAGGAAATAAATCAAAGGGCCTTAGAGAGCAGCACATGGACAGTGACCTATCCAGTTCAGAATCTGGAAGGAGtaaaatgctggcaagaatatAAACTATTACAGGCTTTTGGAAGGCAATTTGGcagcaaatataaaaaaattttagtgcACAAAGCCTTTGAACTAGGAGCAACAATTATAGGCATCTAATCCACTCAAGCATGCAGAGATGTATTTAAGGGAGTTCATTACCACAttctttgtaatagcaaaaaaaaggaaaaaaggagggatATAATGTAAATGCCCATCAGTGGTACTTGGTTAtgttacatacacacaatggaatattatatagctgACAAAATAATGAAGCAGATCTATATATATTGACATGGAAAGATAAGaccatttggttaaaaaaaataaaaaaaggaaaacaaccagTTTTAAGTCGTAGAGCAATGTGGATAGAATGATTCAACTTGcatataaaaaaacaacaacaaaccacccaaagtCTTGAGAATGAATGTATATGTGCATTTGTGTTTATATGAACACGTTAAAGAGTGTATTTGTAACTAGAGGAAAAAGTCTATCTGAAAAGATACACATCAAACTATTAATAGCAAGCAAATTTAACACATTGTAGTgctgtttaaaatgtttacagtacatatataatttatgtcATTAAAAACAGGGCAAAAAAAGGattcttttgtcccctcctggcgtgagccaggagctctattctctcactttatttctaaataaaagcctgtaccttgctctcctaaaaaaaaaaaaaaaacagggcaaaaagaaaaagagcatggAATTGCAGCAAACCAAAGAGTAGGCACATCAAAGGAGGTAAGCCAGGACAGTTAAGCTAATGCTTgccaatttattttttccctcttcacCTCCCCAAACAGGCCTGCTGGAATCCCCTGCTCTCgaggccctgccccagacctgctgtaGTTCTCCTCAGGACCCCTCTCCTCGGCATCGGCCTCATCAGTCCTGTCATAGGTCAGAAGGTCTGCAGGCACGTCATGGATCTGGACGCTGGGTGCGTGGTTCAGCATCTTCAGGTTTTCAAAGATTGTCTGGCGAATCTGGTCCAGATACTAGTTGGGAATGAGGACTAGAGTGTGAGCAGCCCCCAAATGATTCCTAGGGCACCCACCCTTCTGGCTGCCCATCACATCTACCATCCAAGTTTTAATCCCATTTTGAATCTTACTTGGAGTCCCCCAGCTGACAAGTGTCCTTCTTTCCAACCCCCACTGCCTCTTCTTTCACCCTCCCAGCTGGTAACAGTGATAGTGATGGCTGAgaactttcttctcttccctggtTTCTCCAGTTTCCCACATCTTGAACCTCTCTTGGGCTCCCGCACCCTTGTGCTTAGCTTCTCTAAGCTGCTAACCTGGCGGGAGTTCTGATTCTCGATGCGGGTGCTGACATCCGGATGGAGAGTGAAGTCCGGGGCAAAGTACTCGAAGTATTCttaggagggagagggagattaGGAGAAGGTATGGCCAGGACAGACACAGGAAGGTCCCAAGACTTCCCAATCTCTTTCTTTCCCATCCAAAACTCCTACATTATAGCTGCCCCATCTCTTCCTTGATCTGAGTCCAGGGCTTTAGTCTACAGAGCTCTGAGAGTGTCAAACTTCCTATCTTCCTTCAAACAGGCCATTCTGGGCCTTCTGAGAATGGTCTTTCTGTTGAAGGTATATTCATGGGGTGGTCCTTACCACTATAGGGAAGCTCCTCACTAATGGCCTCTTCTACCAGCAGTGATGTCTCATATGTCCTGAAACCAACCAGCAGAAGAGAGCAGGCTGAGCAAGTGAGCTGAAGGGCACCCCCAGCCATCTCTCAGGAAGCCAGTAACATACGTTGGGCGAGGCGAAGGAGGGAAATCAAGGAGCATACTCACCAGCAGCGGGCAACATTTCGGACAGTATAGCCACCACCGCCTAGCACCAGTAGAGGGATATTGAAGCTCTTGACATATTCGACACATTCCCTTAAAAAGAATGGGTGGAGGAAGTTATCAAAAGCTAAGTAAACACTCTAGGTACTGCCTGGAAAGGGGCACAAGGGAACTAGAATGTTCCATCTCAATCTAAGTAGTGAAATTCATTGAGTCATACCCTTATGATATGTGCCCTTTATTACGTACATTTTGtgtctcaaaaactaaaaataaagtgcACTCCTACCTCTGTCCTGCTCAACACCCACCATGGGGCCTCACCTGTTAATCAGCTATTATCAGTGTACCAGCAAGCGCTGTCAGTTCCAGCCTTCCAAGTATGACCCAAATCATCTACTCTCTGTTGCCACCTCCTCCGCCCCAAACCTTTCTCCATTCAGCAGCCAGGGCAGTCACTTTAAAACACAAGTTGGATCATGGCACTGCCCTACTTAATCTCTCAACGATTTCCCATCACATCTAAAATAAAATCCAGTCTCCTTGCCGGGGTCTGAAGGCTCTGCACAACCTCACCGCCGCCGACCTCCGAGGCCTCACCTCAAACCACCTCCAGCTTGCTCCGTGCATTCTGCGGCTCTGCTTTACCAGCTCTTCCCCGTCTGAGCCTCTGCGTGGGCCCTCCTTGCTCCTCCTACGGCCTGCTCCTTTTAAGCCTCCAGGTCTTAGCTCAAATTTCAACTCCTCAGAAAATCCTTTCCAAATCATGCTATCTAAAGTAGGTTCCCCACTGTTAGCCCACGTCTTATCTTTCTATCTTCTTCCTTCACAGGTCTTAGAGGATTTATAACAATCTACTGATTTTTTTTGCTTACTcattttttgtctgtttcctaTAAAAACTATTAACTCCATGGGAGTTTCCCCCATTGCATTCCTATCTCCTGCTACCATGCCTGCAACATACTAGGTGAACAAAAACCTACTGTGAATGTGTATAACCAGCTGGGGAACCCTGTTCAAGGTGACAGTTCTGGTTCAAGTACAATTTTTAGCTATTTTTGAGCCCCCAAAGGAGGCGAGGCTCATTCTCTAACTATTCCCACTCCAAGTACTGGGGTCCAAGGCTATGTAAAGACCTGGGGGAGTGGAAGGAGGGCAAGTCTTACCCATGCCCTCGAATGCTGAGGTTGAAGCAACCCAATCGATCACAGCCCAGAGAGTCAGCTCCACACTGCAAAAAGCAAAGTACCCAACAGCTGCAGGGAGACAACTGATCAGAAAGTCCCAGATGCCCTTCCCCGCCCTTCCCCCACCAACCTAGGAGCTCTCCTTTTCCGTGCTCTTCTCCCCCTAAGCCTAGGCAGAGCCTTTCCGAGGAGGCACTGATTGTATTACCTGGAGCACAATGCATGTGGGTTGATAGAAGTCCACCACCTGGTTGATAACCGGCTGGAAAAGGTGCTTGTAACCTGGGAGAGGGCCAAAGATGGGCACCTGGCACCCCAAGGGGATGGGGAGACAGGGAACAAAGGAGAAGGGGTTGAGAGAGCATGTAGCCCAGGAAAGCAGCAACCCAAAGAACTAGTGGTTCTGAACTTCTGGAGGGGGTCCAGGCCCCTCTGAACAACTGATGAAAGCTAATGACTCTTTTCCGAGacaaatgcacatacacatgATATGCTGCACACAACTTTTGAGGGGTTCATTCatcctgcacacctggcccaCCAGTATACAATACCAGGCAGACGGGGTTAAtttaaggagagaaagaaggggcCTGATGTGCAGGAAAAAGACTTTAATACTTACTCTGGTCATCAATGCCATCCCTCAGGGGTACATTGAGGCAGTAGTAACGGCCGCTCTCTGCTCCAACTTCATACATGTCACCTACAGGccagtgggaggtgggggtgggagccgTGCAGAGGGGCACCCACAGCCCAGCCTCTTCACTCCCAACCTGAACTCGGAGGGCCTCTCACTCCACCTCTGTACCTCCACCACACAACTCCCTAAAGCCACTAGGTCTCTTGCAGCttgcattcattcagcaaatactttctGAGGGCCTCCTATGAGCCAGGCTATGTACTAGGCAGTGAGGTAAAGAGAACTAATGGAGTGAATGGAATCCCACCAAGCTTCTACGCTCAGGGGGTAGGCATGAGGGGGAGGTAGGCATGAGGAAACAGACGAACAAAAACACCACAGTAAATACAAATAGCTGTTGAGTACTCTGAGAGAAACAGGCAGGGCGATGTGACAGAGTCATGGGGAAAGGGGTGACTACTTTAAC includes:
- the HDAC3 gene encoding histone deacetylase 3 — protein: MAKTVAYFYDPDVGNFHYGAGHPMKPHRLALTHSLVLHYGLYKKMIVFKPYQASQHDMCRFHSEDYIDFLQRVSPTNMQGFTKSLNAFNVGDDCPVFPGLFEFCSRYTGASLQGATQLNNKICDIAINWAGGLHHAKKFEASGFCYVNDIVIGILELLKYHPRVLYIDIDIHHGDGVQEAFYLTDRVMTVSFHKYGNYFFPGTGDMYEVGAESGRYYCLNVPLRDGIDDQSYKHLFQPVINQVVDFYQPTCIVLQCGADSLGCDRLGCFNLSIRGHGECVEYVKSFNIPLLVLGGGGYTVRNVARCWTYETSLLVEEAISEELPYSEYFEYFAPDFTLHPDVSTRIENQNSRQYLDQIRQTIFENLKMLNHAPSVQIHDVPADLLTYDRTDEADAEERGPEENYSRPEAPNEFYDGDHDNDKESDVEI